A single window of bacterium DNA harbors:
- the thrC gene encoding threonine synthase gives MKLLTGLSLLPCHEPKSVYKCIACEKTYSLDRLLYTCPECKSLLRIVDENFSALKARSGKEWRQVFDLRRSLDVAGLRGIFLFHELILPHIPLEDVIFLGEGHTPLIRANGELCEWLGADFHVKNDGQNPSASFKDRGMASAISFLNNYIKRNKPDTVLGICASTGDTSAAAALYLSYLPKSAVKSVVLLPKGKVTPQQLGQPLGSGATVVEIPGVFDDCMKIVEQLAEKYDVFLLNSKNPVRITGQKSFAFEVAQQSGWKTSGLTVAVPIGNAGNVTAIMEGFLDLENLGIIDGLPVILGVQSHHANPVARWRDTGEYHPMTVSPSVAQAAMIGNPVSFPKVRGLVEKYFKEKFTAVTVTEQEIMDSMLLSNRHGHVVCTQGGEAIAGLKRALAEGKVSRNGRFVCDSTSHQLKFAGFQQDYFEGKLVEGFGVESKPELVNKPVGMEADAGSIAAKLGLKPRK, from the coding sequence ATGAAGCTCCTTACCGGCCTTAGCCTCTTGCCCTGCCATGAGCCGAAGTCGGTTTACAAATGCATCGCATGCGAAAAGACCTACAGCCTCGACAGGCTGCTGTACACCTGCCCGGAGTGCAAAAGCCTTCTTCGCATCGTCGACGAGAATTTCAGCGCCCTCAAAGCCCGCAGCGGCAAGGAGTGGAGGCAGGTCTTCGACCTTCGCCGGTCGCTGGACGTGGCTGGGCTCAGGGGAATATTCCTCTTCCACGAACTTATACTCCCCCACATTCCCCTTGAGGACGTTATCTTCCTCGGGGAAGGGCACACCCCTCTCATCCGCGCCAACGGCGAGCTCTGCGAGTGGCTGGGAGCCGACTTTCACGTCAAGAACGACGGGCAAAACCCCAGCGCCTCCTTCAAGGACCGGGGCATGGCCAGCGCCATCTCCTTCCTGAACAACTACATCAAGAGAAACAAGCCCGATACGGTTCTGGGCATCTGCGCCTCGACGGGAGACACCTCCGCCGCCGCCGCGCTCTACCTCTCCTACCTTCCCAAGAGCGCCGTAAAGTCGGTCGTGCTTCTCCCCAAGGGCAAAGTCACTCCCCAGCAGCTCGGGCAGCCCCTCGGAAGCGGTGCGACGGTGGTCGAGATACCGGGGGTCTTCGACGACTGCATGAAGATCGTCGAGCAGCTTGCAGAAAAGTACGACGTTTTTCTCCTGAACTCCAAAAACCCCGTACGCATAACCGGGCAGAAATCCTTCGCCTTCGAGGTCGCACAGCAGTCGGGCTGGAAGACCTCCGGCCTCACTGTGGCCGTACCGATAGGCAACGCGGGCAACGTCACGGCGATAATGGAAGGGTTTCTGGACCTTGAGAATCTCGGGATTATCGACGGTCTGCCGGTGATTCTCGGGGTGCAGAGCCACCACGCCAACCCCGTGGCCAGATGGAGGGATACCGGCGAGTACCATCCCATGACGGTCAGCCCCAGCGTCGCCCAGGCCGCGATGATAGGAAACCCGGTCAGTTTCCCAAAGGTGAGGGGGCTCGTCGAAAAATACTTCAAGGAGAAATTCACCGCCGTGACGGTCACCGAGCAGGAGATCATGGACTCCATGCTCTTAAGTAATCGCCACGGCCACGTCGTCTGCACCCAGGGAGGCGAGGCGATAGCCGGTCTCAAGAGGGCTCTGGCCGAGGGGAAGGTCTCGCGTAACGGCCGCTTCGTCTGCGACTCCACAAGCCACCAGCTAAAATTCGCCGGGTTCCAGCAGGATTATTTTGAAGGCAAACTGGTTGAGGGATTCGGCGTCGAAAGCAAGCCCGAACTGGTGAACAAACCGGTGGGAATGGAGGCGGACGCCGGTTCGATCGCGGCGAAGCTGGGGCTCAAACCGAGAAAGTAG
- a CDS encoding metal-dependent hydrolase: MKITFNGHSNFHFDDGSRQVLIDPWFGGNPKAKSKPTDYDQIDIVLVTHGHRDHLGDAIEISKKYQAPIVAPFELAMYCQRRGALVHPMNHGGERRYDFCTVKMTNAVHSSSFVDKGAEYTGNPCGFIIAMGGQKVYYTGDTALFGDMKLIGEMESPEIMMLPIGSIYTMGARDAAKAVEFVGPKFAIPMHYATYEVLDQNADSFASHLKNLPAKLVVLGVGESREFGG, encoded by the coding sequence CTGAAAATAACTTTCAACGGCCACTCCAATTTTCATTTTGACGACGGCTCGCGCCAGGTGCTGATAGACCCCTGGTTCGGGGGCAACCCGAAGGCGAAGTCGAAACCCACCGATTACGACCAGATAGATATCGTTCTCGTCACTCACGGACACCGGGACCACCTCGGCGACGCGATTGAAATCTCCAAAAAATACCAGGCACCCATAGTCGCCCCCTTCGAGCTCGCCATGTATTGCCAGCGGCGGGGGGCTCTTGTCCATCCCATGAACCACGGGGGGGAGCGCCGCTATGACTTTTGCACCGTCAAAATGACCAACGCCGTCCACTCAAGCTCCTTCGTGGACAAGGGGGCGGAATACACCGGAAACCCTTGCGGCTTCATAATCGCGATGGGCGGTCAGAAGGTCTATTACACCGGTGATACGGCTCTCTTCGGAGACATGAAGCTTATCGGGGAGATGGAGAGCCCCGAAATAATGATGCTACCCATCGGAAGCATCTATACGATGGGAGCCAGGGACGCTGCTAAGGCCGTAGAGTTCGTCGGACCGAAATTCGCCATCCCGATGCACTATGCAACCTATGAAGTTCTCGACCAGAACGCCGACAGCTTCGCCTCCCACCTCAAAAATCTCCCGGCAAAGCTGGTGGTTTTGGGCGTAGGGGAGTCGAGGGAGTTCGGGGGTTGA
- the rpmB gene encoding 50S ribosomal protein L28, which produces MSRKCEICGKGPSVGNNVSHANNKTKRILNPNLQNVRVKTDKGARQIRVCTRCIRSGKIEKAA; this is translated from the coding sequence ATGTCCAGGAAGTGCGAAATCTGTGGCAAGGGGCCCTCGGTAGGGAACAACGTCAGCCACGCAAACAACAAGACCAAGCGCATCTTAAACCCCAATCTTCAGAACGTCCGCGTCAAGACCGACAAGGGCGCAAGGCAGATTCGCGTCTGCACCAGATGCATCCGCTCGGGCAAGATCGAAAAAGCCGCCTGA
- a CDS encoding 2-hydroxyacyl-CoA dehydratase: MGKIGITTTIPVEAIFASGNTPVDLNNVFITSKKRREWIEAAEIAGFPGTCCGWIKGIYSAARDEKVEGVVGVMAGDCSNTQALIEILQFEGMKTFPFAYPYDRSPETLRSEIERLCSRLGTDIKSAEEWKKHLDAPRKLASEVDRLTWEENKVTGFENHLHLVSASDFLSDPENYSRVVEDFIKEAAARGPLKEDIRLGYIGVPTVYDDFYDYIEGIGARVVFNEVQRQFSLPYFEDSLVGAYSKFTYPYDVFGRIEDIKKETARRKIDGIIHYVQSFCFRQMEDVIFRKTLGVPVLTIEGDRPMPLDARTKTRIESFVEMLGTRAFF, encoded by the coding sequence TTGGGAAAAATCGGCATCACCACGACAATTCCCGTCGAGGCTATCTTCGCCTCGGGCAATACGCCCGTCGATCTCAACAATGTTTTCATAACTTCCAAAAAGCGGAGGGAATGGATCGAAGCGGCGGAAATAGCCGGATTTCCCGGCACCTGCTGCGGCTGGATAAAAGGAATCTACTCCGCCGCCCGCGACGAGAAGGTTGAAGGCGTGGTAGGAGTCATGGCGGGCGACTGCTCCAACACCCAGGCCCTTATAGAGATACTCCAGTTTGAAGGGATGAAGACTTTCCCCTTCGCCTACCCCTACGACCGTTCGCCCGAGACGCTCCGGAGTGAGATAGAGCGTCTCTGTTCCAGACTCGGAACGGATATAAAGAGCGCCGAGGAGTGGAAGAAGCACCTCGACGCACCCCGGAAACTTGCCAGTGAGGTAGACCGCCTGACCTGGGAGGAGAACAAGGTCACCGGCTTTGAAAACCACCTGCATCTCGTCTCGGCCAGCGATTTTCTCTCCGACCCGGAAAACTATTCGCGGGTGGTCGAGGACTTTATAAAGGAAGCCGCCGCGAGGGGCCCCCTGAAAGAGGATATCCGGCTCGGCTACATCGGCGTCCCCACCGTTTACGACGATTTCTACGACTACATCGAAGGGATAGGGGCGAGGGTCGTCTTCAACGAGGTGCAGCGCCAGTTCTCACTCCCCTACTTCGAGGATTCCCTTGTCGGCGCTTACTCGAAATTCACCTACCCCTATGACGTTTTCGGCCGGATAGAGGACATAAAAAAGGAAACCGCCCGAAGGAAAATCGACGGGATAATCCACTACGTCCAGTCCTTCTGTTTTCGCCAGATGGAGGACGTAATTTTCCGCAAGACTCTCGGCGTACCTGTTTTGACGATAGAGGGCGACCGTCCCATGCCTCTGGATGCCCGCACCAAAACGCGCATCGAGAGTTTTGTCGAGATGCTGGGCACCAGAGCGTTTTTTTAG
- a CDS encoding glutamine--tRNA ligase/YqeY domain fusion protein → MSVNEPLESSNFIYRIIEEDRKAGKNDGRVATRFPPEPNGYLHIGHAKSICLNFGIARDFGGTCNLRFDDTNPAKEEQEYVDSIMEDVRWVGFDWTNLFYASDYFDDLYRFAVHFIKQGKAYVDSLTADEIRQTRGTLTEPGKESPYRNRAIEENLDLFEKMKNGEFPDGAYVLRAKIDMSSGNVNMRDPIMYRILRATHHRTGDKWCIYPMYDWAHGESDALEGITHSICTLEFEDHRPLYDWFVEGLKDEFPSPPRQIEFARLNLSHTVLSKRKLIELVTGKLVEGWDDPRMPTIAGFRRRGYTPESIRDFCDRIGVAKKDSLVDMALLEHCLREDLNARAERRMAVLKPLKVVLTNYPEGQTEYLEAVNNPEKPESGSRKIPFGRELYIEREDFMENPPPKFFRLSPGKEVRLRYAFFIKCEEVVKDEKGEIVELRCTYDPATRGGDAPDGRKVKATIHWVSAAKAIDATVRLYDRLFGIQNPGALKSDEKYTDYLNKDSLETVTHCKLEPSLAEVEPETRVQFERLGYFVADRKLHTPQAPVFNRIVTLRDSWAKAVKQG, encoded by the coding sequence ATGTCCGTAAACGAGCCTTTGGAATCATCCAATTTCATATACAGGATCATCGAGGAGGACAGGAAAGCCGGCAAGAACGACGGCAGGGTCGCCACGCGGTTCCCTCCCGAGCCCAACGGCTACCTCCACATCGGCCACGCCAAGTCCATCTGCCTCAATTTCGGCATAGCCCGCGACTTTGGCGGCACCTGCAACCTGCGCTTTGACGACACGAACCCCGCCAAGGAAGAGCAGGAGTACGTCGATTCGATAATGGAGGACGTGCGCTGGGTAGGCTTCGACTGGACCAACCTCTTCTACGCTTCGGACTACTTCGACGACCTTTACCGCTTCGCCGTCCATTTCATAAAGCAGGGCAAAGCCTATGTGGACTCTCTTACCGCCGACGAGATACGCCAGACGAGGGGCACGCTCACCGAGCCCGGCAAAGAAAGCCCTTACAGAAACCGCGCAATTGAAGAAAACCTCGACCTTTTTGAGAAGATGAAAAACGGCGAGTTCCCCGACGGCGCTTACGTCCTTCGCGCGAAGATAGATATGTCCAGCGGCAACGTAAACATGCGCGATCCGATCATGTACCGCATCCTTAGGGCCACCCACCACCGCACCGGCGACAAGTGGTGCATCTACCCGATGTACGATTGGGCGCACGGCGAGTCCGACGCTCTGGAGGGAATCACTCACTCCATCTGCACCCTTGAGTTCGAGGATCACAGGCCCCTTTACGACTGGTTCGTCGAGGGGTTGAAGGACGAATTCCCCTCCCCTCCCCGCCAGATCGAGTTCGCGAGGCTGAATCTCAGCCACACCGTTCTCTCCAAGAGAAAGCTGATCGAGCTGGTCACCGGAAAACTCGTGGAAGGCTGGGACGACCCGAGAATGCCCACCATCGCGGGGTTTCGCCGCCGGGGCTACACTCCCGAGTCGATAAGGGACTTCTGCGACAGAATAGGAGTAGCGAAAAAAGACAGCCTCGTGGACATGGCGCTCCTCGAACACTGCCTGCGGGAAGACCTGAACGCAAGGGCCGAGCGCAGGATGGCGGTGCTAAAGCCGCTAAAGGTAGTGCTTACCAACTACCCCGAGGGGCAGACCGAATACCTCGAAGCCGTAAACAACCCCGAAAAACCCGAGTCCGGTTCGCGTAAGATACCCTTCGGCAGAGAACTTTATATCGAGCGGGAAGATTTCATGGAGAATCCGCCGCCGAAGTTCTTCCGTCTGAGCCCCGGCAAAGAGGTTCGCCTGCGCTACGCCTTTTTCATCAAGTGCGAAGAGGTGGTAAAGGACGAGAAGGGCGAGATAGTAGAGCTCCGCTGCACCTACGACCCCGCCACGAGGGGCGGCGACGCGCCCGACGGCAGGAAGGTAAAGGCGACGATTCATTGGGTAAGCGCGGCAAAGGCCATAGACGCGACCGTCCGCCTCTACGACAGACTCTTTGGCATACAAAACCCCGGCGCCCTCAAAAGCGACGAGAAATACACCGACTACCTCAACAAAGACTCCCTCGAAACCGTCACGCACTGCAAGCTGGAGCCTTCTCTTGCGGAAGTCGAACCCGAAACGAGAGTCCAGTTCGAGCGGCTCGGCTACTTCGTGGCCGACAGAAAGCTCCACACCCCCCAAGCGCCGGTATTCAACCGCATCGTCACCCTGCGCGATTCCTGGGCGAAAGCAGTCAAACAGGGCTGA